CGGGGCTGCAAATAATCGACCAGACGGACGCCCGTCACGCGCTCCACTATGGCGCCCAGCAGATGACTCGCCCCGCTGTTATAAAGGAACCAGGTGCCCGGGGCCTTTTGGAGGGGAAGCTCTAGAAAGCCTCGCACATAATCGCCGTCGTACCGGTCGCCAACCCGCACTTCCGCAGCATGGTTCAAAAAATCCGGCGTGACCCCGAATCTGGCCGTATCCGTTTGATGGCCGGTCGTCATGGTCAGAAGGTTCCTGATTGTTAAGTCTCGCATGTTCTCCTTAAGCTCATGCGTATTCATCTCGGGAAAATATGTCAGCACGCGGTCCTTTACGGCGATCAAGCCCTCCTGAACGGCAAATCCCGCCGCAATCGAAGTAAAGCTCTTGGTGATGGAATAAACGGCATGCGGAATCTGGGGCCGATAGGGCTTCCACCAGCCCTCGGCAACGATATGACCATGACGCAGAATCATCAAACCGTGGAGTTCGAGCTGTCGCCGCTCGATCTCCTCCAGGAAAGTCAGCAGGGAAGCGGAAGAAATGCCTTGCTCTTCCGGGAGGCTCCGCGGCAGCGAATTCGTGTTGTTTGTCATCTCTGAATTTCCTTTCTTGTCAAGTCGTTTCCCTTTCAATCAAAGTGACCGGAAAAGTATTGATCTTGGGGACTTCTTCCTCTTCGAGCAGCTTGGCGACCAATTGAAGGGTGCATTCGCACATTTCGCGAATCGGCTGCCTGACAGTACTAAGCTGCGGCGATAGCAAGGATGCAATCCTTACATCGTCATAGCCGACAATTTTCATATCATCCGGAATACGCTTCCTAAGCCGGCTGCAGGCTTGAATGACTTCTGCGGCGACCAAATCGCTGCTGGCGAAAACGCCATCCACTTCCGGCCGCTGTTGAAAGAAATGAATCATTTCCGGTATTTCCTCGCTATCGTCTTCGGCGGATGCTTTCAGCTGCAAGAGATCAGGTTCGATTCCGGCCGCTTTCATCACTGCTTCATATCCCTGCGCTCTTCCGTTCGCCAGTAAAGCCTGATGATGCGGACCGCCGACTCCGCGGTACACGAATACGGGTTTCCTGCACCCTTTGTCGAGCAGTAGCTGCGTCGCGAGCTTGCCGCCCAGCAAATTGTCGGAAGTGACGATCGGAATATTTCCGGCTATGGAACGGTCGAACGATACGATCGGCAACTCCAAATGAAGATAGTGTTCGACATTCAATACCGAGCTGCCCATAATGATGGCGTCCACCTGGTTCTTCTTGAGCATGTCAATATACTTGTGTTCCTTGGCGATATCGCGGTTGGAATTGCAGAGCAGCAGCTTATATCCGCATTGATCGGCGTAATACTCCAG
This genomic window from Paenibacillus humicola contains:
- a CDS encoding LacI family DNA-binding transcriptional regulator, which produces MPKLKDVAEKAGLSVTTVSRVLNNRGYISRETRDKVYRVMKELNYQPNEMARALFRKKSNMIGLIIPAVSHPFFGELAYQLEYYADQCGYKLLLCNSNRDIAKEHKYIDMLKKNQVDAIIMGSSVLNVEHYLHLELPIVSFDRSIAGNIPIVTSDNLLGGKLATQLLLDKGCRKPVFVYRGVGGPHHQALLANGRAQGYEAVMKAAGIEPDLLQLKASAEDDSEEIPEMIHFFQQRPEVDGVFASSDLVAAEVIQACSRLRKRIPDDMKIVGYDDVRIASLLSPQLSTVRQPIREMCECTLQLVAKLLEEEEVPKINTFPVTLIERETT